The proteins below are encoded in one region of Streptomyces ficellus:
- a CDS encoding sigma-70 family RNA polymerase sigma factor yields MRDDEAAAHARGAIGALVHRAVEGDEQATHDLLAHVHPLALRYCRTRLNRLPGDARHFVEDLAQEVCVAVLMALPRYRDTGRPFEAFVFAIAGHKVADLQRAAMRHPGSTAVPSDEMPERPDDSLGPEERALLSDDAEWAKRLLANLPENQRELLVLRVAVGLTAEETGQMLGMSPGAVRVAQHRALSRLRALAEQ; encoded by the coding sequence ATGCGCGACGACGAGGCGGCGGCCCATGCCCGCGGGGCCATCGGTGCACTCGTACACCGTGCGGTCGAAGGCGACGAGCAGGCCACGCACGACCTCCTGGCCCACGTCCACCCCCTGGCCCTGCGCTACTGCCGTACGCGGCTGAACCGGCTGCCCGGTGACGCCCGCCACTTCGTCGAGGACCTCGCCCAGGAGGTCTGCGTCGCGGTCCTGATGGCCCTGCCGCGGTACCGGGACACCGGGCGCCCCTTCGAGGCGTTCGTCTTCGCCATCGCCGGCCACAAGGTCGCCGACCTCCAGCGCGCCGCCATGCGGCACCCCGGCTCCACCGCCGTCCCCTCCGACGAGATGCCCGAGCGGCCGGACGACTCCCTCGGCCCCGAGGAGCGGGCGCTGCTCAGCGACGACGCCGAGTGGGCCAAGCGCCTCCTCGCCAACCTCCCGGAGAACCAGCGCGAGCTGCTGGTGCTGCGGGTCGCCGTGGGGCTCACGGCCGAGGAGACCGGCCAGATGCTGGGCATGTCCCCCGGGGCGGTACGGGTCGCGCAGCACCGCGCGCTCAGCCGGCTGCGGGCCCTCGCCGAACAGTGA
- a CDS encoding response regulator transcription factor, with amino-acid sequence MTSVLVCDDSPLAREALRRAVATVPGVERVTTAANGEEVLRRWGADRSDLILMDVRMPGLGGVETVRRLLSADPGARIIMLTVAEDLDGVALAVAAGARGYLHKDASRAELRATVTQALADPTWRLAPRRLRSAEMGAAPTLTAREIQVLEGMSHGRSNAEIGRELFLSEDTVKTHARRLFKKLGASDRAHAVALGFRWGLVR; translated from the coding sequence ATGACATCCGTCCTCGTCTGCGACGACTCCCCGCTTGCCCGAGAAGCGCTCCGCCGCGCCGTCGCGACGGTGCCCGGCGTCGAGCGCGTGACGACCGCGGCCAACGGCGAGGAAGTCCTCCGCCGCTGGGGCGCGGACCGCTCGGACCTCATTCTGATGGACGTGCGCATGCCCGGACTGGGCGGCGTGGAGACCGTCCGCCGGCTGCTCTCCGCGGACCCCGGCGCCCGCATCATCATGCTCACCGTCGCCGAGGACCTGGACGGCGTGGCGCTCGCCGTCGCCGCCGGTGCCCGTGGGTACCTGCACAAGGATGCCTCGCGCGCCGAGCTGCGGGCCACGGTCACCCAGGCCCTCGCCGACCCGACGTGGCGGCTCGCCCCGCGCCGGCTGCGCTCGGCCGAGATGGGCGCCGCCCCCACCCTCACCGCGCGCGAGATCCAGGTGCTGGAGGGCATGAGTCACGGCCGCTCCAACGCCGAGATCGGCCGTGAGCTCTTCCTCTCCGAGGACACGGTCAAGACGCACGCCAGGAGGCTCTTCAAGAAGCTGGGCGCATCGGACCGGGCGCACGCCGTCGCGCTCGGTTTCCGCTGGGGCCTGGTGCGCTAG
- a CDS encoding WhiB family transcriptional regulator, whose translation MADFSRLPGPNADLWDWQLLAACRGVDSSLFFHPEGERGAARSARENSAKEVCMRCPVRAECAAHALAVREPYGVWGGLTEDEREELMGRARNRLITASSGTPARA comes from the coding sequence ATGGCAGATTTCTCCCGCCTTCCCGGACCCAACGCCGACCTGTGGGACTGGCAGCTGCTCGCGGCATGCCGGGGGGTCGACAGTTCGCTCTTCTTCCACCCGGAGGGGGAGCGTGGCGCGGCGCGGAGTGCGCGCGAGAACTCGGCGAAAGAGGTCTGCATGCGGTGCCCGGTCCGCGCGGAGTGCGCGGCCCACGCACTGGCCGTGCGGGAGCCCTACGGCGTATGGGGCGGCCTCACCGAGGACGAGCGCGAAGAACTCATGGGACGAGCCCGCAACCGTCTCATCACGGCGTCGTCGGGGACTCCGGCCCGCGCCTGA
- a CDS encoding LysR family transcriptional regulator, protein MIEARHLRVLRAVATTGSFSAAARELGCTQPAVSQQMKALETSAGTPLLVRTGREMRLTQAGEALVRHASGILAGLTAAEEEIAAIAGLRAGRVRLVSFSSGSSTLVPAALAALRAAHPGTQVSLVEAEPPRSVEMLRDGDCDVALAFRYRPAAAEWDDLVVRPLLADRLVGLVPDGHRLGDADAVAIGELAEESWIAGCPRCRRQLVEVCEGAGFVPRIDFATDDYPAVIGLVGAGLGVAVLPELALRSVRPRGARTVAVEPAVEREIVALTLPDLAKVPAVAATLDHLTRAAALA, encoded by the coding sequence GTGATCGAAGCCCGTCATCTGCGCGTGCTCCGCGCCGTCGCCACCACCGGGTCCTTCTCCGCGGCAGCGCGCGAACTGGGCTGCACGCAGCCCGCGGTGAGCCAGCAGATGAAGGCGCTCGAAACCTCCGCGGGAACGCCCCTGCTGGTCCGCACGGGCCGCGAGATGCGCCTGACGCAGGCCGGCGAGGCCCTCGTACGGCACGCCTCCGGCATCCTCGCGGGCCTCACCGCAGCCGAGGAGGAGATCGCCGCCATCGCCGGCCTGCGCGCCGGCCGGGTCCGGCTGGTCTCCTTCTCCAGCGGCAGCTCCACCCTCGTACCGGCCGCCCTCGCCGCACTCCGCGCCGCCCACCCCGGCACCCAGGTGTCCCTGGTGGAGGCGGAACCGCCCCGCTCGGTCGAGATGCTCCGCGACGGGGACTGCGACGTGGCCCTCGCCTTCCGCTACCGCCCGGCCGCCGCCGAGTGGGACGACCTCGTCGTACGCCCCCTCCTCGCCGACCGCCTCGTCGGCCTGGTCCCCGACGGGCACCGCCTCGGCGACGCGGACGCCGTCGCCATCGGCGAGCTGGCCGAGGAGTCGTGGATCGCGGGCTGCCCGCGGTGCCGCCGCCAGCTCGTGGAGGTGTGCGAGGGGGCCGGGTTCGTCCCGCGCATCGACTTCGCGACCGACGACTACCCGGCGGTGATCGGCCTGGTCGGCGCGGGTCTCGGCGTCGCGGTCCTGCCCGAGCTCGCCCTCCGCTCGGTACGCCCCCGGGGGGCCAGGACGGTGGCGGTCGAGCCGGCCGTCGAGCGCGAGATCGTCGCCCTGACCCTCCCGGACCTCGCCAAGGTGCCCGCCGTGGCCGCCACCCTCGACCACCTGACCCGCGCCGCCGCGCTGGCCTGA
- a CDS encoding MOSC domain-containing protein, which produces MRVLSVNVGRPRAVGYTDAPSGTTGIDKRPAEGPVRVADPGPKGVGASGVAGDAVCDLRHHGGTHQAVYAFAREDLDHWESELGRAIANGAFGENLTTEGLDVNAALIGERWRIGGSAVLEVASGRVPCRTFASWLDERGWVKRFTRRAAPGPYLRVVEPGEIRAGDPIEVVHRPDHDVTVELAFRALMLQRELLPGLLAAGEALDPELRETARTYVAKHRS; this is translated from the coding sequence ATGAGAGTTCTCTCCGTCAACGTGGGGCGGCCGCGGGCCGTGGGGTACACCGACGCGCCGAGCGGCACGACGGGCATCGACAAGCGGCCGGCCGAGGGGCCCGTGCGGGTGGCCGATCCGGGGCCCAAGGGCGTGGGGGCGAGCGGTGTGGCCGGGGACGCGGTCTGCGACCTCCGCCATCACGGCGGGACCCACCAGGCGGTGTACGCGTTCGCGCGCGAGGACCTGGACCACTGGGAGAGCGAGCTGGGGCGCGCGATAGCCAACGGCGCCTTCGGGGAGAACCTCACCACGGAGGGGCTGGACGTCAACGCCGCGCTCATCGGGGAGCGGTGGCGGATCGGTGGATCGGCGGTCCTGGAGGTGGCGTCGGGGCGCGTGCCCTGCCGTACGTTCGCGAGCTGGCTGGACGAGCGGGGCTGGGTGAAGCGGTTCACCCGGCGCGCGGCGCCCGGGCCGTACCTCAGGGTCGTGGAGCCGGGTGAGATCCGCGCGGGGGACCCCATCGAGGTCGTACACCGGCCGGACCACGACGTGACGGTCGAGCTGGCGTTCCGGGCGCTCATGCTCCAGCGCGAGCTGCTGCCCGGCCTGCTGGCCGCGGGCGAGGCGCTGGACCCGGAGCTGCGCGAGACCGCCCGGACGTACGTGGCGAAGCACCGTTCGTAG
- a CDS encoding SDR family NAD(P)-dependent oxidoreductase yields the protein MTTALITGATAGIGAAFARRLAADGRDVVLVARDVKRLREQATELHDRHGIEAEVLAADLSEESGIAAVEARLADRKRPVDLLINNAGFGNKGRFLEVSMADELTMLKVHCEAVLRLTSAATASMRDRGRGGVVNVASVAAFVPRGTYGASKAWVVQFTQGAARDLAGSGVRLMALCPGFVRTEFHQRAGMGTDNIPGWMWLDADKLVASALADLARGRTLSIPDPRYKALMGVVKLAPRSLLGGVSSRAGRKYGPR from the coding sequence ATGACGACTGCACTGATCACGGGCGCGACGGCGGGAATCGGGGCCGCCTTCGCGCGGCGGCTGGCGGCGGACGGCCGCGACGTGGTGCTGGTGGCCCGGGATGTGAAGCGGCTGCGGGAGCAGGCGACCGAGCTGCACGACCGGCACGGCATCGAGGCGGAGGTCCTCGCGGCCGACCTGTCCGAGGAGAGCGGCATCGCGGCCGTGGAGGCACGGCTGGCCGACCGCAAGCGGCCGGTCGACCTGCTGATCAACAACGCCGGGTTCGGCAACAAGGGCCGGTTCCTGGAAGTGTCGATGGCCGACGAGCTGACGATGCTGAAGGTGCACTGCGAGGCGGTGCTGCGGCTGACGTCGGCGGCGACGGCGTCGATGCGCGACCGGGGGCGGGGCGGCGTGGTGAACGTGGCGTCGGTCGCCGCCTTCGTTCCGCGCGGCACGTACGGGGCGTCGAAGGCGTGGGTCGTGCAGTTCACCCAGGGCGCGGCCCGTGACCTGGCGGGCAGCGGGGTGCGGCTGATGGCGCTGTGCCCCGGCTTCGTGCGTACGGAGTTCCACCAGCGGGCCGGGATGGGCACGGACAACATCCCCGGCTGGATGTGGCTGGACGCCGACAAGCTGGTGGCCTCGGCGCTGGCGGACCTCGCGCGGGGCCGGACCCTGTCCATCCCCGACCCGCGCTACAAGGCCCTGATGGGCGTGGTGAAGCTGGCGCCCCGCAGCCTGCTCGGAGGCGTGAGCTCCCGAGCGGGCCGGAAGTACGGGCCGCGGTAG
- a CDS encoding hydroxyacid dehydrogenase: MSPATDHQPSRRPRLLLAMGPGIAGRLLTDAHRARLTALAHTDPHLVAHDLAAPTPRVAAALGEAEVLFTCWGATPLTADVLDRAPGLRVVVHAAGSVKHHITEACWERGIGVTSTATANALPVAEYTLAAILLSGKRVLHAARRYAELRSGHDWAAELADSGNHGRTVGIVGASRIGRRVMELLRPFDLRVLLHDPYVTPVEASALGAVPAALDELCARADIVSVHAPQLPSTRHMIGAAQLALMRDGATLINTARGSLVDETALLPHLTSGRLHAVLDVTDPELPPPDSPLYTLPNVLLTPHVAGSLGNELHRMADRALDELERYAKGAPFAEPVRPSDLGRSA; the protein is encoded by the coding sequence ATGAGCCCCGCCACCGACCACCAGCCCTCCCGGCGCCCCCGCCTGCTGCTGGCCATGGGCCCCGGCATCGCGGGACGTCTGCTCACCGACGCCCACCGCGCCCGCCTCACCGCCCTCGCGCACACCGACCCGCACCTGGTCGCCCACGACCTGGCCGCCCCAACGCCCCGGGTCGCCGCCGCGCTCGGGGAGGCCGAGGTGTTGTTCACCTGCTGGGGCGCGACGCCGCTCACGGCGGACGTGCTCGACCGGGCGCCCGGCCTCCGGGTCGTCGTCCATGCCGCCGGGTCCGTCAAGCACCACATCACGGAGGCCTGTTGGGAACGCGGCATCGGCGTGACCTCGACGGCCACCGCCAACGCCCTGCCCGTGGCCGAGTACACGCTGGCCGCGATCCTGCTGTCCGGCAAGCGCGTCCTCCACGCGGCCCGGCGGTACGCCGAGCTGCGCAGCGGCCACGACTGGGCGGCTGAGCTCGCCGACAGCGGCAACCACGGCCGCACGGTCGGCATCGTCGGCGCGTCCCGCATCGGCCGCCGTGTGATGGAGCTGCTGCGCCCCTTCGACCTGCGGGTCCTGCTCCACGACCCTTACGTCACCCCGGTCGAGGCCTCGGCGCTCGGCGCCGTCCCGGCGGCGCTCGACGAGTTGTGCGCCCGCGCGGACATCGTCTCCGTACACGCCCCGCAACTGCCGTCCACGCGCCATATGATCGGCGCCGCACAGCTGGCGCTCATGCGGGACGGCGCGACGCTCATCAACACCGCGCGCGGGTCGCTGGTCGACGAGACCGCCCTGCTCCCGCACCTCACCTCGGGCCGGCTGCATGCCGTGCTCGACGTCACCGACCCCGAACTCCCGCCCCCGGACTCCCCGTTGTACACGCTCCCCAATGTGCTCCTCACTCCGCACGTCGCGGGTTCGCTCGGCAACGAGCTGCACCGCATGGCGGACCGGGCGCTGGACGAGCTGGAGCGGTACGCGAAGGGCGCGCCGTTCGCGGAGCCGGTGCGGCCCTCGGACCTCGGCCGCTCGGCGTAG
- the groL gene encoding chaperonin GroEL (60 kDa chaperone family; promotes refolding of misfolded polypeptides especially under stressful conditions; forms two stacked rings of heptamers to form a barrel-shaped 14mer; ends can be capped by GroES; misfolded proteins enter the barrel where they are refolded when GroES binds) — protein sequence MAKILKFDEDARRALERGVNKLADTVKVTIGPKGRNVVIDKKFGAPTITNDGVTIAREVEIEDPYENLGAQLVKEVATKTNDIAGDGTTTATVLAQALVREGLRNVAAGASPAALKKGIDAAVKAVSDDLLATARPIDDKADIAAVAALSAQDQQVGELIAEAMDKVGKDGVITVEESNTFGLELDFTEGMAFDKGYLSPYMVTDQERMEAVLDDPYILIHQGKISAITDLLPLLEKVIQAGSSKPLLIIAEDVEGEALSTLVVNKIRGTFNAVAVKAPGFGDRRKAMLGDMAALTGATVIAEEVGLKLDQAGLDVLGTARRVTVTKDDTTIVDGGGNSEDVQGRVAQIKSEIETTDSDWDREKLQERLAKLAGGVCVIKVGAATEVELKEKKHRLEDAISATRAAVEEGIVSGGGSALVHAVKVLDGNLGKDGDEATGVAVVRRAAVEPLRWIAENAGLEGYVITSKVSELDKGQGFNAATGEYGDLIKAGVIDPVKVTRSALENAASIASLLLTTETLVVEKKEEEPADAGHGHGHGHSH from the coding sequence ATGGCGAAGATCCTGAAGTTCGACGAGGACGCCCGTCGCGCCCTTGAGCGCGGCGTCAACAAGCTTGCCGACACGGTGAAGGTGACGATCGGCCCCAAGGGCCGCAACGTCGTCATCGACAAGAAGTTCGGCGCGCCGACCATCACCAACGACGGTGTCACGATCGCCCGCGAGGTCGAGATCGAGGACCCGTACGAGAACCTCGGCGCCCAGCTGGTGAAGGAGGTGGCGACCAAGACCAACGACATCGCGGGTGACGGCACCACCACCGCCACCGTCCTGGCCCAGGCCCTCGTCCGCGAGGGTCTGCGCAACGTCGCCGCCGGCGCCTCCCCGGCCGCCCTGAAGAAGGGCATCGACGCCGCGGTCAAGGCCGTCTCCGACGACCTGCTCGCCACGGCCCGCCCGATCGACGACAAGGCCGACATCGCCGCCGTGGCCGCGCTCTCCGCGCAGGACCAGCAGGTCGGCGAGCTCATCGCCGAGGCGATGGACAAGGTCGGCAAGGACGGTGTCATCACCGTCGAGGAGTCCAACACCTTCGGCCTGGAGCTGGACTTCACCGAGGGCATGGCCTTCGACAAGGGCTACCTGTCCCCGTACATGGTCACCGACCAGGAGCGTATGGAGGCCGTCCTCGACGACCCGTACATCCTGATCCACCAGGGCAAGATCTCCGCGATCACCGACCTGCTCCCGCTGCTGGAGAAGGTCATCCAGGCCGGCTCCTCCAAGCCGCTCCTGATCATCGCCGAGGACGTCGAGGGCGAGGCGCTGTCGACCCTGGTCGTCAACAAGATCCGCGGCACGTTCAACGCCGTCGCGGTCAAGGCCCCCGGCTTCGGCGACCGCCGCAAGGCGATGCTCGGTGACATGGCCGCCCTCACCGGCGCCACCGTCATCGCCGAGGAGGTCGGCCTCAAGCTCGACCAGGCCGGTCTGGACGTGCTCGGCACGGCCCGCCGCGTCACCGTCACCAAGGACGACACCACGATCGTCGACGGCGGCGGCAACTCCGAGGACGTGCAGGGCCGCGTCGCGCAGATCAAGTCCGAGATCGAGACCACGGACTCCGACTGGGACCGCGAGAAGCTCCAGGAGCGCCTCGCGAAGCTGGCCGGCGGCGTGTGCGTGATCAAGGTCGGCGCCGCCACCGAGGTGGAGCTGAAGGAGAAGAAGCACCGTCTGGAGGACGCCATCTCCGCGACCCGCGCCGCGGTCGAGGAGGGCATCGTCTCCGGTGGTGGCTCCGCGCTCGTCCACGCCGTGAAGGTCCTGGACGGCAACCTCGGCAAGGACGGCGACGAGGCCACCGGTGTCGCGGTCGTCCGCCGCGCCGCGGTCGAGCCGCTGCGCTGGATCGCCGAGAACGCGGGCCTGGAGGGCTACGTCATCACCTCCAAGGTCTCCGAGCTCGACAAGGGCCAGGGCTTCAACGCCGCCACCGGCGAGTACGGCGACCTGATCAAGGCCGGCGTCATCGACCCGGTCAAGGTCACCCGCTCGGCCCTGGAGAACGCCGCCTCCATCGCCTCCCTGCTGCTCACGACCGAGACCCTGGTCGTCGAGAAGAAGGAAGAGGAGCCGGCGGACGCGGGCCACGGCCACGGTCACGGCCACTCCCACTGA
- the groES gene encoding co-chaperone GroES, which yields MTTTSSKVAIKPLEDRIVVQPLDAEQTTASGLVIPDTAKEKPQEGVVLAVGPGRFENGERLPLDVKTGDIVLYSKYGGTEVKYSGEEYLVLSARDVLAIVEK from the coding sequence GTGACGACCACCAGCTCCAAGGTTGCCATCAAGCCGCTCGAGGACCGCATCGTGGTCCAGCCGCTCGACGCCGAGCAGACCACCGCCTCTGGCCTGGTCATCCCGGACACCGCCAAGGAGAAGCCCCAGGAGGGCGTCGTCCTGGCCGTGGGCCCGGGCCGCTTCGAGAACGGCGAGCGCCTGCCGCTCGACGTCAAGACCGGCGACATCGTGCTGTACAGCAAGTACGGCGGCACCGAGGTCAAGTACAGCGGCGAGGAGTACCTCGTCCTCTCGGCCCGCGACGTGCTCGCGATCGTCGAGAAGTAG
- a CDS encoding polysaccharide deacetylase family protein, producing the protein MRARLRARVLLAALLISALGSACAAQDEGGRGPAGAGGGGAEPAAGQQAQPPGTAAALSAYVEKVRRAQAARVLAARKWGLRSAPLAAPPPPAAGDKPHITFRQGFGVGDPSLPPVFTTVPTKERIVFLTIDDGADKDPELLRMMDELDIPYSAFLSDYLVKEDYGYFKRMQDRGVALHNHTLNHRYMPALSYAEQKREICGQQDTIEKRYGKRPPLFRPPYGNYNADTLRAARACGVKAVPLWAAEAFPDHMEWREWDRDLHPGDIILTHFRGREDWNGSMADMIRQVMNVVTAKGYAVARLEDYV; encoded by the coding sequence CTGCGGGCGCGGTTGCGGGCGCGCGTGCTGCTCGCCGCGCTGCTGATCTCGGCGCTCGGTTCCGCCTGCGCGGCGCAGGACGAGGGCGGGCGCGGGCCCGCCGGGGCGGGAGGCGGCGGCGCCGAGCCCGCCGCGGGCCAGCAGGCGCAGCCCCCCGGTACGGCGGCGGCGCTCAGCGCGTACGTCGAGAAGGTCCGGCGCGCCCAGGCCGCCCGTGTCCTGGCGGCCAGGAAGTGGGGTCTCAGGAGCGCCCCGCTCGCCGCACCCCCGCCCCCGGCGGCGGGCGACAAGCCGCACATCACCTTCCGGCAGGGATTCGGTGTCGGCGACCCGAGCCTGCCGCCCGTCTTCACCACCGTCCCCACCAAGGAACGGATCGTGTTCCTGACGATCGACGACGGCGCGGACAAGGATCCCGAGCTGCTGCGGATGATGGACGAACTGGACATCCCCTACAGCGCGTTCCTCAGCGACTACCTCGTCAAGGAGGACTACGGCTACTTCAAGCGGATGCAGGACCGGGGCGTGGCCCTGCACAACCACACCCTCAACCACCGCTACATGCCGGCCCTGTCCTACGCCGAGCAGAAGCGGGAGATCTGCGGGCAGCAGGACACCATCGAGAAGCGCTACGGCAAGCGGCCGCCGCTCTTCCGCCCGCCCTACGGCAACTACAACGCCGACACCCTGCGCGCGGCCCGGGCGTGCGGTGTGAAGGCCGTACCCCTGTGGGCGGCCGAAGCGTTCCCGGACCACATGGAGTGGCGCGAGTGGGACCGGGACCTGCACCCCGGCGACATCATCCTCACCCACTTCCGGGGCCGGGAGGACTGGAACGGCTCCATGGCGGACATGATCCGGCAGGTGATGAACGTCGTCACGGCCAAGGGCTATGCGGTGGCCAGGCTGGAGGACTACGTCTGA
- a CDS encoding class I SAM-dependent methyltransferase: MGRVTDLAAFSALLTDEGQALLAALRDYTPSQELAVASRLRREHPAELVTAALGQARLRQRAVAKFGERDAHRMYFTPGGVEQSTRRAVAEHRAAAFARLGVRSVADLCGGIGGDAIALARAGIRVLAVDRDPLTAEAARANAAALGLADLIEVRCADVTEVDTSPYDAVFVDPARRGGRGGGRIFDPEAYSPPLSWAIEAARTAPHAALKIAPGIPHETVPPDAAAEWVSDGGDVKEAVLWFGTRPGTVTATLLPGPHTLTGRGLADPPVRPVGRFLYEPDGAVIRAHLVAEVAEDLDGGLVDETIAYVTADELRPTPYATAYEITDELPFNLKKLKALLREREVGTLTVKKRGSAVEPEELRRKLKPKGPHAATVFLTRVAGAPTMLVGRPAPSPLA; encoded by the coding sequence ATGGGCCGGGTGACCGATCTCGCCGCCTTCTCCGCGCTCCTCACCGACGAGGGCCAGGCCCTGCTCGCCGCCCTGCGCGACTACACCCCCTCCCAGGAGCTGGCGGTCGCCTCCCGGCTGCGCCGTGAGCACCCCGCCGAGCTGGTCACGGCGGCGCTCGGGCAGGCCCGGCTGCGGCAGCGGGCGGTGGCGAAGTTCGGCGAGCGCGACGCGCACCGCATGTACTTCACGCCCGGCGGCGTCGAGCAGTCCACCCGCAGGGCGGTCGCCGAGCACCGGGCCGCCGCCTTCGCCCGCCTCGGCGTACGGAGCGTCGCCGACCTGTGCGGCGGCATCGGCGGCGACGCGATCGCGCTGGCCCGCGCCGGCATCCGGGTCCTCGCCGTCGACCGCGACCCGCTGACCGCCGAGGCCGCCCGCGCGAACGCCGCCGCGCTGGGCCTGGCCGACCTGATCGAGGTGCGCTGCGCGGACGTCACCGAGGTCGACACCTCGCCGTACGACGCGGTCTTCGTCGACCCGGCGCGGCGCGGCGGGCGGGGCGGGGGCCGGATCTTCGACCCCGAGGCGTACTCCCCGCCCCTGTCGTGGGCGATCGAGGCGGCCCGCACGGCGCCCCACGCGGCGCTGAAGATCGCCCCGGGCATCCCGCACGAGACGGTGCCGCCGGACGCCGCGGCCGAATGGGTCTCCGACGGCGGTGACGTGAAGGAGGCCGTGCTGTGGTTCGGCACCCGCCCCGGCACGGTCACCGCGACGCTCCTGCCCGGCCCGCACACCCTCACCGGCCGCGGTCTGGCCGACCCGCCCGTCCGGCCCGTCGGCCGCTTCCTGTACGAGCCGGACGGCGCCGTCATCCGCGCGCACCTGGTCGCGGAGGTGGCCGAGGACCTCGACGGCGGCCTGGTCGACGAGACGATCGCGTACGTCACGGCGGACGAGCTCCGCCCCACGCCGTACGCCACCGCCTACGAGATCACCGACGAGCTGCCGTTCAACCTCAAGAAGCTGAAGGCCCTGCTGCGCGAGCGGGAGGTGGGCACCCTGACGGTGAAGAAGCGCGGCTCGGCGGTCGAACCGGAGGAGCTGCGCCGCAAGCTCAAGCCGAAGGGCCCCCACGCGGCGACGGTTTTCCTGACCCGGGTGGCCGGGGCGCCCACCATGCTCGTCGGCCGTCCCGCGCCGTCCCCCCTCGCGTGA
- a CDS encoding RNA polymerase sigma factor: MSAPHAVETVFRIESARIIAAVARIVRDVGIAEELAQDALVAALEQWPESGVPDKPGAWLMATARNRAVDLVRRRETYARKLAEVGRDLEEAYEPEPAAPDDIDDDLLRLVFTACHPVLSRHARVALTLRLLGGLTTEEIARAFLVPEATVAQRIVRAKRSLARAGVPFEVPYGQDRAARLASVLEVIYLIFNEGYAATAGDHWLRPGLCEDALRLARVLAGLMPEEPEVHGLAALLELQASRTAARTGPDGEPVLLADQNRARWDRLLIRRGVAALERAGTGPYSLQAAIAACHARAARYEDTDWATIAALYGRLAAVAPSPVVELNRAVAVSMADGPAAGLALVDALAGEPALTGYHLLPSVRGDLLARLGRRDEARAEFARAASLARNARERALLLERSRELTSDHAQP, translated from the coding sequence GTGAGCGCACCCCACGCCGTGGAGACGGTGTTCAGGATCGAGTCTGCGCGGATCATCGCGGCCGTCGCCCGGATCGTCCGTGACGTGGGCATCGCCGAGGAGCTGGCGCAGGACGCGCTGGTCGCCGCCCTGGAGCAGTGGCCGGAGTCGGGCGTCCCGGACAAGCCGGGTGCCTGGCTCATGGCCACGGCCAGGAACCGCGCCGTCGACCTCGTACGCCGCCGCGAGACGTACGCCCGCAAGCTCGCCGAGGTCGGGCGCGACCTGGAGGAGGCGTACGAACCCGAGCCCGCCGCGCCGGACGACATTGACGACGACCTGCTGCGGCTCGTCTTCACCGCCTGCCACCCGGTGCTGTCCCGCCACGCGCGCGTGGCGCTCACCCTGCGGCTCCTCGGCGGGCTGACCACGGAGGAGATCGCCCGCGCCTTCCTGGTCCCGGAGGCGACGGTCGCCCAGCGGATCGTCCGCGCGAAACGTTCCCTCGCCCGCGCGGGCGTGCCCTTCGAGGTGCCGTACGGACAGGACCGGGCCGCCCGGCTGGCGTCCGTGCTGGAGGTCATCTACCTGATCTTCAACGAGGGCTACGCGGCGACCGCCGGCGACCACTGGCTGCGCCCGGGCCTGTGCGAGGACGCCCTGCGGCTCGCGCGCGTGCTGGCCGGCCTGATGCCGGAGGAGCCCGAGGTGCACGGGCTCGCCGCGCTGCTGGAGCTCCAGGCCTCGCGCACGGCGGCACGTACGGGACCGGACGGCGAGCCGGTGCTGCTGGCCGACCAGAACCGGGCGCGCTGGGACCGGTTGCTGATCCGGCGGGGTGTCGCGGCGCTGGAGAGGGCCGGCACGGGCCCGTATTCCCTCCAGGCGGCGATCGCGGCCTGCCACGCGCGGGCGGCGCGGTACGAGGACACCGACTGGGCCACCATCGCGGCCCTGTACGGGCGGCTCGCCGCCGTCGCCCCCTCCCCGGTCGTCGAACTCAACCGCGCGGTGGCCGTGTCGATGGCCGACGGCCCGGCGGCGGGGCTCGCCCTCGTGGACGCCCTCGCCGGCGAACCCGCCCTCACGGGCTACCACCTGCTGCCGAGCGTCCGGGGCGACCTGCTCGCCAGGCTGGGCCGCCGGGACGAGGCGCGGGCGGAGTTCGCACGGGCTGCGTCGCTGGCCCGCAACGCCCGGGAAAGGGCCCTGCTGCTCGAACGATCACGGGAGCTAACCTCGGACCATGCCCAGCCGTAG